One Vitis vinifera cultivar Pinot Noir 40024 chromosome 8, ASM3070453v1 genomic window carries:
- the LOC100261849 gene encoding pentatricopeptide repeat-containing protein At2g37310, with amino-acid sequence MRLTKFLQIQISPTPNGGIHHCLQNLCSVNGLDYGAFGRLIQHCSDHRLLRQAKQLHARIVLSSLTPDNFLASKLITFYSKSNHLYEAHKVFDKILDKNIFSWNAMLIGYSIHNMHVHTLNLLSSLLPSYSLTLKPDNFTITCVLKALSVLFPDSILAKEVQCFVLRHGFDSDIFVVNALITYYSRCDEYGIARILFDRMHDRDIVSWNSMIAGYSQGGFYEDCKELYRKMLDSTGLRPNGVTVVSVLQACAQTNDLVFGMKVHQFIIERKVEMDVSAHNSLIGLYAKCGSLDYARELFNEMSNKDEVTYGSIVSGYMTHGFVDKAMDLFREMKNPRLSTWNAVISGLVQNNCNEGILELVQEMQEFGFRPNAVTLSSILPTFSCFSNLKGGKAIHAYAIRNGYAHNIYVATSIIDAYAKLGFLRGAQWVFDQSKDRSLIVWTAIISAYSAHGDANAALRLFGDMLSNGTQPDPVTFTAVLAACAHSGMVNEAWKIFDEMFLKYGFQPCVEHYACMVGVLSRAGMLSEAAEFICKMPIEPNAKVWGALLNGVSVSGDVELGKFVCDHLFNMEPENTGNYVIMANLYSQAGRWEEAENIREKMKKIGLKKIPGTSWIETSGGLRSFIARDVSSERSEEIYGMLEGLLGLMREEGYTLQDELDEECAYI; translated from the coding sequence ATGAGGCTCACAAAGtttcttcaaattcaaatatcgCCCACTCCCAACGGTGGAATCCACCACTGTCTACAAAACCTCTGCAGCGTCAATGGACTCGACTATGGCGCTTTCGGCCGTCTCATCCAACACTGCAGCGACCACCGCCTCCTGCGTCAGGCCAAGCAGCTTCACGCCCGCATCGTTCTGTCGTCTCTTACGCCTGACAACTTCCTTGCTTCAAAGCTCATCACTTTTTACTCGAAGTCCAATCATCTTTATGAAGCGCACAAGGTGTTCGATAAAATTCTTGACAAGAACATCTTTTCTTGGAACGCTATGCTCATTGGGTACTCCATTCATAACATGCATGTGCACACGCTTAATCTGTTATCGTCTCTGCTGCCGTCTTATTCCCTCACTCTGAAACCTGATAATTTCACGATCACTTGTGTTTTAAAGGCGCTATCGGTTTTATTTCCTGACTCAATCTTGGCTAAGGAGGTTCAATGCTTTGTTTTACGGCATGGATTTGATTCGGATATCTTTGTTGTCAATGCTCTGATTACCTACTACTCGAGATGTGATGAATATGGTATAGCGAGAATTTTGTTTGATAGGATGCATGACAGAGATATTGTATCATGGAATTCGATGATTGCGGGCTATTCACAGGGTGGGTTTTATGAAGATTGCAAGGAGTTGTATAGAAAAATGCTAGATTCAACAGGGTTGAGACCAAATGGCGTAACAGTGGTCAGTGTTTTGCAGGCCTGTGCACAGACAAATGATCTCGTTTTTGGGATGAAAGTTCACCAGTTTATAATTGAAAGAAAGGTTGAGATGGATGTTTCAGCCCATAATTCGCTTATTGGGTTATATGCGAAATGTGGGAGCTTGGATTATGCTCGAGAATTATTTAATGAGATGAGTAACAAGGATGAAGTCACTTACGGGTCAATTGTATCTGGGTACATGACTCATGGGTTTGTTGACAAAGCCATGGATCTTTTTCGGGAAATGAAAAACCCAAGATTGAGTACATGGAATGCTGTGATTTCAGGACTGGTTCAGAACAACTGCAATGAGGGCATTTTGGAATTAGTTCAAGAGATGCAGGAATTTGGGTTTAGGCCAAATGCTGTGACGCTTTCTAGTATTCTTCctacattttcttgtttttcaaatCTTAAAGGAGGGAAAGCAATTCATGCGTATGCTATTAGGAATGGTTATGCTCATAATATTTATGTGGCAACTTCCATTATTGATGCTTATGCAAAATTAGGATTTCTTCGTGGGGCACAATGGGTTTTCGATCAATCAAAGGATAGGAGCTTGATAGTTTGGACAGCAATAATCTCAGCATATTCAGCCCATGGAGATGCTAATGCAGCCCTTAGGTTGTTTGGTGATATGCTGAGTAATGGAACTCAGCCTGACCCTGTCACTTTCACTGCAGTGTTAGCAGCTTGTGCCCATTCTGGGATGGTCAATGAAGCTTGGAAGATATTTGATGAGATGTTTCTAAAATATGGCTTTCAGCCCTGTGTTGAACATTATGCTTGCATGGTAGGAGTTCTAAGCCGAGCTGGAATGCTCTCTGAAGCAGCAGAATTCATTTGTAAAATGCCAATTGAACCAAATGCCAAAGTTTGGGGTGCACTGCTCAATGGGGTTTCAGTTTCTGGTGATGTTGAACTTGGGAAGTTTGTTTGTGATCATTTGTTCAATATGGAGCCTGAAAACACAGGTAATTATGTCATTATGGCAAATTTATACTCACAAGCTGGGAGATGGGAAGAAGCTGAAAATATTAgggagaagatgaagaaaattGGTTTGAAGAAGATCCCAGGAACAAGTTGGATTGAAACAAGTGGAGGGTTACGAAGCTTTATAGCTAGGGATGTATCAAGTGAAAGATCTGAAGAGATATATGGGATGCTGGAAGGGTTGCTTGGGTTGATGAGAGAAGAAGGGTACACTTTGCAGGATGAGCTTGATGAGGAGTGTGCTTATATTTGA
- the LOC104880043 gene encoding dirigent protein 17, which produces MIPGLGGTMENQSKEQEFETLPTGVFEISGEPAIVINGVPDVSSNDGSLVHCDTISDTGSHQETVFGEWLEGREVRKLFGGQYYSGVVTQFDKEAGWYRVVYEDGDFEDLEWHELEEVLVPLDVSVPLKSLAMKIIRKNQRPIQKPGKEVPKCGNRRLKKAIGMGKTVQLPEEASPPKFNGNHSESATPKGD; this is translated from the exons ATGATTCCAG GGTTGGGCGGTACGATGGAAAACCAAAGCAAAGAGCAGGAATTTGAGACTTTGCCAACTGGGGTTTTTGAGATTTCTGGAGAGCCTGCCATTGTTATTAATGGGGTTCCGGATGTATCTTCAAATGACGGCTCTCTGGTTCACTGTGATACTATAAGTGACACGGGATCACACCAAGAGACAGTTTTTGGTGAATGGTTGGAAGGAAGAGAAGTTCGAAAGTTGTTTGGAGGGCAGTACTATTCTGGGGTGGTGACCCAGTTTGACAAGGAAGCAGGTTGGTACAGGGTGGTATATGAAGACGGTGACTTTGAAGATCTTGAGTGGCATGAGTTGGAAGAAGTGCTTGTGCCCCTTGATGTTTCAGTTCCATTGAAGTCACTGGCAATGAAGATCATCAGGAAGAACCAGAGACCCATTCAAAAACCTGGGAAAGAAGTACCTAAATGTGGAAATCGCCGGCTCAAAAAAGCTATAGGTATGGGAAAGACAGTGCAGTTGCCTGAAGAAGCTTCTCCACCGAAATTTAATGGTAACCACAGTGAAAGTGCCACTCCAAAGGGTGACTAA